The following coding sequences are from one Salvia hispanica cultivar TCC Black 2014 chromosome 3, UniMelb_Shisp_WGS_1.0, whole genome shotgun sequence window:
- the LOC125214498 gene encoding 25S rRNA (cytosine-C(5))-methyltransferase NSUN5 isoform X1 — MARRKPITAKKPAEKDGKPAGKRQSNAERSAYFARREAAKVLRSALQGDARRRAIGSIKSLVYGPSVRNKKATFALVCETLKHLSVIKEVMEEANVVSSKWKKQNELLYIITYDLLFGQQDLLTGDAEKHLMSKKDALQSALSRILKRKGLKNVADLMALDKTSELQKPRYVRVNTLKTDTESVISELRKQYVVQEDDTVPDFLILPPGADLHNHPLVKNGSVFLQGKGSSMPAVALDPKPGWEVIDACAAPGNKTVHLAALMKGKGKIIACELNKERVERLKNNVKLSGATNVKVKHEDFLNLDPTDPSHSKIRAILLDPSCSGSGTALDRLDHLLPSHNADGSGNVDAMRLRKLAAFQKRVLEHALSFPAVDRIVYSTCSIHQIENEDVVNSVLPLASSYGFELETPFPQWPRRGLPTFDGSEHLLRTDLVEDKEGFFIALFVRRENLEDRRRKKQRTTQKGKPLNFFVARLLKLV, encoded by the exons ATGGCGCGGAGAAAACCGATTACTGCCAAAAAACCGGCGGAGAAGGATGGGAAGCCGGCGGGGAAGCGGCAGAGCAACGCCGAACGGTCGGCTTACTTCGCCCGGAGAGAAGCCGCTAAGGTGCTGCGCAGCGCGCTCCAGGGCGATGCTCGGCGGCGAGCCATTGGCTCAATTAAATCGCTCGTTTACGGCCCCTCCGTTAGGAACAAGAAGGCTACATTTGCTCTGGTTTGCGAAACTCTCAAAC ATCTATCAGTTATTAAGGAGGTTATGGAAGAGGCAAATGTTGTAAGTTCCAAATGGAAG AAGCAGAATGAGCTATTGTATATCATCACATATGATCTACTTTTTGGACAG CAAGATTTATTAACTGGTGACGCTGAGAAGCATCTGATGTCAAAGAAGGATGCATTGCAATCAGCTCTATCACGGATTTTGAAGCGCAAGGGACTGAAAAATGTAGCAGACTTGATGGCTCTTGATAAAACGTCTG AACTACAGAAACCCCGTTATGTTCGAGTTAATACTTTAAAGACTGACACTGAATCTGTCATAAGTGAATTAAGAAAACAATATGTG GTCCAAGAGGATGACACAGTCCCAGATTTTCTGATCCTCCCACCAGGTGCTGATTTACACAATCATCCTCTAGTAAAAAATGGAAGTGTTTTTCTGCAG GGTAAAGGAAGCTCCATGCCTGCTGTAGCCCTTGATCCTAAACCCGGGTGGGAG GTTATCGATGCTTGTGCAGCTCCTGGGAACAAAACCGTCCACCTTGCTGCTCTCATGAAGGGCAAGGGTAAGATCATCGCTTGCGAACTCAACAAAGAAAGAGTCGAGCGCTTGAAGAATAATGTCAAACTCTCTGGCGCAACAA ATGTGAAAGTTAAGCATGAAGACTTCTTAAACCTTGATCCTACTGATCCCTCACATTCCAAG ATTCGAGCTATACTTTTGGATCCATCATGCTCTGGATCTGGGACTGCTCTTGACAGATTAGATCATCTACTTCCATCGCATAATGCAG ACGGGTCTGGCAATGTCGACGCAATGCGGCTGCGCAAACTTGCCGCTTTCCAGAAGAGGGTCCTCGAGCATGCGTTGTCTT TCCCAGCAGTGGACAGAATCGTTTACAGCACATGCTCAATACATCAAATTGAAAACGAAGATGTTGTCAACTCTGTTCTGCCTCTCGCATCTTCTTATGGCTTCGAACTCGAGACGCCCTTTCCTCAGTGGCCTCGTCGTGGTCTCCCCACGTTTGATGGCT CTGAACATTTGCTGCGAACGGATCTTGTAGAAGATAAAGAAGGGTTTTTCATTGCTTTATTCGTTAGGAGAGAGAATTTAGAAGATCGTCGTCGAAAAAAGCAGCGCACAACTCAAAAAGGGAAACCTCTCAACTTCTTTGTTGCTAGACTTCTTAAACTGGTTTAA
- the LOC125216461 gene encoding probable WRKY transcription factor 50 has translation MIIMADNYNNTNIFGSGHSSALARGHEPGFEASDFSNIDDWLDNVSADFSSFSHLIGYMPSQHEAESGDTSYTSSFSGDATINGEIGRERERKGRGEKVAFKTKSEIEILNDGYKWRKYGKKMVKNSPNPRNYYKCSVEGCPVKKRVERDKEDRRYVVTTYEGIHNHEGPTI, from the exons ATGATCATCATGGCTGATAACTACAACAACACAAACATCTTCGGCTCCGGGCACTCCTCAGCACTTGCTCGTGGCCACGAGCCAGGCTTTGAGGCCTCGGATTTTTCCAACATTGATGATTGGCTTGATAATGTTTCCGCGGATTTCTCCTCATTTTCTCATCTAATTGGCTACATGCCTAGCCAGCACGAGGCCGAATCCGGGGACACGAGCTACACGAGTAGCTTCTCCGGGGATGCTACGATCAACG gaGAGATtgggagagagagggagaggaaaGGGAGAGGAGAGAAAGTTGCTTTCAAGACTAAATCAGAAATTGAGATATTGAATGATGGATACAAATGGAGGAAGTATGGCAAGAAGATGGTGAAAAATAGCCCTAATCCAAG GAATTACTACAAATGCTCGGTCGAAGGATGTCCGGTGAAGAAGAGAGTGGAGAGGGACAAAGAAGATCGACGATACGTTGTGACAACCTACGAGGGAATCCACAACCATGAAGGTCCAACAATTTAG
- the LOC125214498 gene encoding 25S rRNA (cytosine-C(5))-methyltransferase NSUN5 isoform X2: MARRKPITAKKPAEKDGKPAGKRQSNAERSAYFARREAAKVLRSALQGDARRRAIGSIKSLVYGPSVRNKKATFALVCETLKLIKEVMEEANVVSSKWKKQNELLYIITYDLLFGQQDLLTGDAEKHLMSKKDALQSALSRILKRKGLKNVADLMALDKTSELQKPRYVRVNTLKTDTESVISELRKQYVVQEDDTVPDFLILPPGADLHNHPLVKNGSVFLQGKGSSMPAVALDPKPGWEVIDACAAPGNKTVHLAALMKGKGKIIACELNKERVERLKNNVKLSGATNVKVKHEDFLNLDPTDPSHSKIRAILLDPSCSGSGTALDRLDHLLPSHNADGSGNVDAMRLRKLAAFQKRVLEHALSFPAVDRIVYSTCSIHQIENEDVVNSVLPLASSYGFELETPFPQWPRRGLPTFDGSEHLLRTDLVEDKEGFFIALFVRRENLEDRRRKKQRTTQKGKPLNFFVARLLKLV; this comes from the exons ATGGCGCGGAGAAAACCGATTACTGCCAAAAAACCGGCGGAGAAGGATGGGAAGCCGGCGGGGAAGCGGCAGAGCAACGCCGAACGGTCGGCTTACTTCGCCCGGAGAGAAGCCGCTAAGGTGCTGCGCAGCGCGCTCCAGGGCGATGCTCGGCGGCGAGCCATTGGCTCAATTAAATCGCTCGTTTACGGCCCCTCCGTTAGGAACAAGAAGGCTACATTTGCTCTGGTTTGCGAAACTCTCAAAC TTATTAAGGAGGTTATGGAAGAGGCAAATGTTGTAAGTTCCAAATGGAAG AAGCAGAATGAGCTATTGTATATCATCACATATGATCTACTTTTTGGACAG CAAGATTTATTAACTGGTGACGCTGAGAAGCATCTGATGTCAAAGAAGGATGCATTGCAATCAGCTCTATCACGGATTTTGAAGCGCAAGGGACTGAAAAATGTAGCAGACTTGATGGCTCTTGATAAAACGTCTG AACTACAGAAACCCCGTTATGTTCGAGTTAATACTTTAAAGACTGACACTGAATCTGTCATAAGTGAATTAAGAAAACAATATGTG GTCCAAGAGGATGACACAGTCCCAGATTTTCTGATCCTCCCACCAGGTGCTGATTTACACAATCATCCTCTAGTAAAAAATGGAAGTGTTTTTCTGCAG GGTAAAGGAAGCTCCATGCCTGCTGTAGCCCTTGATCCTAAACCCGGGTGGGAG GTTATCGATGCTTGTGCAGCTCCTGGGAACAAAACCGTCCACCTTGCTGCTCTCATGAAGGGCAAGGGTAAGATCATCGCTTGCGAACTCAACAAAGAAAGAGTCGAGCGCTTGAAGAATAATGTCAAACTCTCTGGCGCAACAA ATGTGAAAGTTAAGCATGAAGACTTCTTAAACCTTGATCCTACTGATCCCTCACATTCCAAG ATTCGAGCTATACTTTTGGATCCATCATGCTCTGGATCTGGGACTGCTCTTGACAGATTAGATCATCTACTTCCATCGCATAATGCAG ACGGGTCTGGCAATGTCGACGCAATGCGGCTGCGCAAACTTGCCGCTTTCCAGAAGAGGGTCCTCGAGCATGCGTTGTCTT TCCCAGCAGTGGACAGAATCGTTTACAGCACATGCTCAATACATCAAATTGAAAACGAAGATGTTGTCAACTCTGTTCTGCCTCTCGCATCTTCTTATGGCTTCGAACTCGAGACGCCCTTTCCTCAGTGGCCTCGTCGTGGTCTCCCCACGTTTGATGGCT CTGAACATTTGCTGCGAACGGATCTTGTAGAAGATAAAGAAGGGTTTTTCATTGCTTTATTCGTTAGGAGAGAGAATTTAGAAGATCGTCGTCGAAAAAAGCAGCGCACAACTCAAAAAGGGAAACCTCTCAACTTCTTTGTTGCTAGACTTCTTAAACTGGTTTAA